The following proteins are co-located in the Deltaproteobacteria bacterium genome:
- a CDS encoding HNH endonuclease: protein MAGHSAYRQLLRRHGTPEICNRCGLADVRVLVVHHRDRNRKNNTIENLEWLCQNCHCLEHWGKT, encoded by the coding sequence GTGGCAGGTCATAGTGCGTACCGCCAACTGCTGCGCCGCCACGGCACGCCCGAGATCTGTAACCGCTGCGGCCTCGCTGATGTACGAGTCTTGGTAGTTCACCATCGAGATCGGAACAGGAAAAACAACACTATTGAGAATCTGGAATGGCTATGCCAGAACTGTCACTGCCTGGAGCATTGGGGTAAAACGTAG
- the bamD gene encoding outer membrane protein assembly factor BamD, translating to MKNRVLLSLLCVLELTACAKERFVVGKGGVDGDFQTCLALSEKKKFEEAIDCLEIYKSRYRGSKQAEEAELAVGDNFFRKKEYLLAAESYQEFIRNRPLHTRLDYAYYRLGLSYLMEAPKAIDRDQQYLDDAIEALATQLELFPNSSYREAAATQLTTARVRTGRRHYYIGRFYYRTGEYRAALPRLEEVIAHYAEVPELPQAYYQLVRSYARLGDGAGAGEVMAQMEQKLPDSPWTTRARKALRAVPPGTAQAMVETRGHHENQ from the coding sequence ATGAAAAACCGTGTGCTGCTGTCGCTACTCTGTGTGCTGGAACTGACCGCCTGTGCGAAAGAGCGATTCGTTGTCGGGAAGGGAGGCGTCGACGGCGACTTTCAGACCTGTCTCGCGCTCTCCGAAAAGAAGAAATTCGAAGAAGCGATCGACTGTCTGGAGATCTACAAATCCCGCTATCGCGGCTCGAAACAAGCGGAAGAGGCCGAACTGGCGGTCGGAGACAATTTTTTCCGCAAGAAAGAATATCTGTTGGCCGCCGAATCGTATCAGGAATTCATCCGCAATCGGCCGCTGCATACGCGGCTCGATTACGCGTATTATCGGCTCGGGCTGTCGTATTTAATGGAGGCCCCGAAGGCAATCGATCGCGACCAACAATACCTCGATGACGCCATCGAGGCGTTGGCCACGCAGCTGGAGCTCTTCCCCAACAGCAGCTACCGCGAGGCCGCCGCGACCCAATTGACCACGGCACGGGTCCGCACGGGCCGACGTCATTACTATATCGGGCGTTTTTACTACCGCACCGGCGAATACCGTGCCGCGCTGCCGCGCTTAGAAGAAGTCATCGCACACTACGCAGAGGTCCCGGAACTCCCGCAGGCCTATTATCAACTCGTGCGCTCTTACGCGCGACTCGGTGACGGCGCGGGCGCGGGCGAAGTCATGGCGCAGATGGAACAGAAACTCCCCGACTCCCCATGGACGACGCGGGCGCGAAAGGCGCTGCGCGCCGTGCCGCCGGGAACCGCACAGGCGATGGTCGAAACGAGAGGACATCATGAAAACCAGTAA
- a CDS encoding FG-GAP repeat protein, translated as MTIASGHTVTTSGTTAKTINSLTIDGTLTHTANPSTTVSSTIWVGDTTLNVASAATFPSSGTLIVDDEQITYTGTTGTTFTGCTRAANGTSQIIHGGGVGIALMTLYNEVKIQAGSVVISATGKIDVDGQGYKGGQTCNQSGTGPGGGKLINGSQPGGGGHGGAGGKPADGSAAGGVAYDDAAAPVNHGSGGANGCISGSTDGGGTVELVITGTGDALTLASGGERITADGEAGASSYANAQGGGAGGSVYINMSGGGNVTGTGSISAIGAAGGTTTWGDGGAAGGGGGGGRISIINYGSLSSVTLTVTGGTASGTATAGAAGTTNQTQGNQAPSAPSALGGVSYVDGSTGYDFTPTLSFTTDDPEDDQVKFQILIDDSSDFASPVVEYTSALAAEGSTSFTVGQAAGGGTYSTGSEGQSLSAASYYWKVRAIDASAAVSSYSTANGGAVAFAVALPSLTINDVALAEGNAGSSNATFTVTLSAVSGQAATVDYATSNGTATGGTDYTIVSGSLSFAAGETTKTFNVPILGDTLDEVDETYTATLSNAANATIADATGAGTITDDDATPTIAFTATTGSGGEGTTPGNMELTLSAVSGRDVTVDYTVSGGTATGSGTDYTLANGTATITAGSTTTNIGATIVNDALDETDETIEVTIANPGNATLGANTIHTYTITDNDATPTVAVTDVSVDEAAGTATVTVTMTGYSGASVTVDYATSNGTATAVADYTSASGTLTWTTGQTGDKTYTVTIANDALDEADETITNTLSNAANASISDATGTATITDNDATPTIAFTATTGSGGEGTTPGNMELTLSAVSGRDVTVDYAVSGGTATGSGTDYTLASGTATIAAGSTTTNIGATIVNDALDETDETIEVTIANPGNATLGANTIHTYTITDNDATPTVAVADVSVDESAGTATVTVTMTGYSASSVTVDYATSNGTATAVADYTATNGTLTWTTGQTGDKTYAVTIANDALDEADETITNTLSNAANATLSDSTGVATITDNDATPTIAFSASSSSGAESATPATITIALSAVSERDVTVDYALSGTATGSGTDYTLANGTATITAGNTSTNVSATVVDDALAEGDETMILTLSNPSNATLGTTAGHTYTITDDDTAALTVTESGGATNVTEGGVTDTITIVLGSQPTADVTVAVSGGSQLSSDQTNLTFGAGNWNVPQTLTVTAVNDSVAEGNHTQTLSVTTTSNDVGYNSFSSSKTINITDNESAGISVAESGGSTNATEAGGTDSYTVVLTSQPTADVVITPTSGDADYGVTVSPSSVTFTSVDWNVPQTITVTAVNDARVEGNHTATISHVAVSSDTNYHGIGINGVTVAITDNDSAGVTVAESGGSTTVAEAGAADNYTIVLASQPVANVTVTLTAGVGASVSPSSLTFTVANWNVAQSVGVTATDDSVVNGTRSATITHAVTSADVGYQGIAAANVSVSITDNDTEPPSDEGATETESDTEACTPLGARADAGSDQTVAVGESITLDGSGSTASAYLWDADSGTLSNATTVSPGYTAPDSAQDVVVTVTVTDCEEASSSDTVIIHVVHATLQSQDSLVMGVVGGSLIEAWRCQDGRACLALALGTVMLPTECPDYNVMITADERMILGMPCEAADRGGVYVVARASEVTGVVDLQPTSGQVLAGEDEGDRLGASVAHGDLDDDGVEEVVVAAPGAGSYGKVFVLNAHNQVVWEILGSEAYPIASIHIADLIGSPGDDLVLSSGHATAAERRFIIAGENVTGGNMDLSSEPPDFDFDGGVQAATEATGDLNCDGADDVALAGTLQGGAIYFGPLAGTGSGAADADVVIASEDSDFGETAAVGDVSGDGCGDLVIGSPAEAGGSGAIYVVFGRSVWEGSIALSASSQVVKVVGDAGQALGESLLLLDDDADGDLEIYTTTSVGKSVRVNLRGLNNGEDTSAGETMADGPGRASSFGGRANAFGCSLIP; from the coding sequence GTGACGATCGCCTCCGGGCATACGGTAACGACCTCCGGCACGACGGCGAAGACGATCAATTCATTAACCATCGACGGCACGTTGACCCACACCGCCAACCCGAGCACGACGGTTTCCTCGACCATCTGGGTAGGGGATACTACCCTGAATGTCGCCTCGGCGGCGACGTTTCCCTCCTCCGGGACCCTGATCGTGGACGACGAGCAAATCACGTATACGGGCACGACCGGGACGACCTTTACGGGATGCACCCGCGCCGCCAACGGGACCTCGCAGATCATCCATGGTGGTGGGGTTGGGATCGCGCTCATGACACTGTACAACGAGGTCAAGATTCAGGCCGGTAGCGTGGTCATTAGCGCGACCGGGAAAATCGACGTCGACGGCCAGGGATATAAGGGAGGTCAGACTTGTAACCAGTCGGGGACTGGGCCCGGTGGTGGAAAATTGATTAACGGTTCTCAGCCGGGCGGCGGAGGTCATGGTGGTGCCGGTGGAAAGCCAGCGGATGGTTCAGCGGCTGGCGGCGTTGCGTATGACGATGCCGCGGCACCAGTGAACCACGGCTCCGGCGGTGCGAATGGGTGCATTAGCGGTAGCACGGACGGCGGCGGGACTGTTGAGCTGGTCATTACTGGGACGGGGGATGCCTTAACCCTTGCGAGTGGGGGCGAGCGGATCACGGCGGATGGCGAAGCCGGGGCGAGTTCCTATGCGAATGCCCAGGGTGGCGGGGCCGGGGGATCCGTCTATATCAATATGAGCGGGGGCGGGAATGTGACCGGCACTGGCTCGATTTCGGCAATTGGCGCTGCCGGAGGGACTACAACATGGGGGGATGGTGGAGCGGCTGGCGGCGGCGGGGGTGGAGGGCGCATCTCGATTATCAACTATGGCTCCTTATCGTCCGTAACCCTGACCGTAACGGGGGGGACTGCGTCCGGTACGGCCACGGCGGGTGCTGCGGGGACGACCAACCAGACCCAAGGCAATCAGGCTCCAAGCGCGCCTTCAGCGCTTGGGGGTGTCTCGTACGTTGATGGCAGTACCGGGTATGACTTCACGCCGACTCTGAGTTTCACTACGGATGATCCGGAAGACGACCAAGTCAAATTTCAGATCCTCATTGACGACTCCAGTGATTTTGCGTCGCCAGTCGTCGAGTACACATCGGCGTTGGCAGCGGAGGGATCTACATCCTTCACCGTCGGGCAAGCGGCCGGAGGGGGGACCTACAGCACGGGGAGTGAAGGCCAATCGTTGTCGGCGGCCAGCTACTATTGGAAGGTACGGGCGATCGATGCCTCCGCTGCCGTCTCTTCGTACAGCACGGCCAACGGAGGGGCCGTGGCGTTTGCGGTCGCCCTCCCCTCGCTGACCATCAATGACGTGGCATTGGCGGAGGGCAATGCCGGATCATCGAATGCCACGTTCACCGTAACGTTGAGTGCGGTCAGCGGTCAGGCCGCGACGGTCGATTATGCCACCTCGAACGGTACGGCCACGGGGGGCACGGACTACACCATAGTCTCCGGGTCGTTGAGCTTTGCGGCAGGAGAGACGACGAAGACGTTCAATGTGCCGATCCTGGGGGATACGTTGGACGAAGTGGACGAAACGTATACGGCGACCTTGAGCAATGCCGCGAACGCGACGATCGCGGACGCCACGGGGGCGGGCACGATCACGGACGATGATGCGACGCCGACGATTGCCTTTACGGCGACGACGGGGAGTGGGGGCGAAGGGACGACGCCTGGGAATATGGAACTGACGCTGTCGGCGGTGTCGGGCCGCGATGTGACCGTGGATTACACCGTGAGCGGCGGCACGGCGACGGGGAGCGGGACCGATTACACGCTCGCCAACGGCACGGCGACGATCACAGCTGGAAGCACGACCACGAATATCGGCGCGACGATCGTGAACGATGCGCTCGATGAAACCGATGAAACGATCGAAGTCACGATTGCCAATCCCGGCAACGCGACGCTCGGCGCGAACACCATTCATACCTATACGATCACGGACAACGACGCGACGCCGACGGTGGCGGTGACGGATGTGAGCGTGGATGAAGCGGCGGGGACCGCGACGGTGACGGTCACGATGACGGGCTACAGCGGCGCGAGCGTGACGGTGGATTACGCGACCTCGAATGGCACGGCGACCGCGGTGGCGGATTATACGAGTGCCAGCGGGACGCTGACGTGGACCACGGGCCAAACGGGCGACAAGACGTATACGGTCACGATCGCGAACGATGCGTTGGATGAAGCGGACGAGACGATCACCAATACGCTGTCGAATGCGGCGAATGCGTCGATCAGCGATGCCACGGGCACTGCAACAATTACCGACAACGACGCGACGCCGACGATTGCCTTTACGGCGACGACGGGGAGTGGGGGCGAAGGGACGACGCCTGGGAATATGGAACTGACGTTGTCGGCGGTGTCGGGGCGCGATGTCACGGTCGACTACGCCGTAAGCGGCGGCACGGCGACCGGGTCGGGCACGGATTACACCCTCGCGAGCGGCACGGCGACGATTGCCGCCGGGAGCACGACGACGAATATCGGCGCGACGATCGTGAACGATGCGTTGGATGAAACCGATGAAACGATCGAAGTCACGATTGCCAATCCCGGCAACGCGACGCTCGGCGCGAATACTATTCATACCTATACGATCACGGACAACGACGCGACGCCGACGGTGGCCGTGGCGGATGTGAGCGTGGATGAAAGTGCCGGCACTGCGACCGTTACCGTAACAATGACGGGCTATAGCGCCTCGAGTGTGACGGTCGATTACGCCACATCGAATGGCACGGCGACCGCTGTAGCGGATTATACAGCCACCAACGGGACGCTGACGTGGACCACGGGCCAGACGGGCGACAAAACGTACGCCGTGACGATCGCGAACGATGCGTTGGATGAAGCGGACGAGACGATCACCAATACGCTGTCGAACGCGGCGAATGCGACGCTCAGCGACAGTACGGGCGTCGCGACGATCACGGACAACGACGCGACGCCGACAATTGCATTTTCGGCCTCGAGCAGCAGCGGTGCGGAGTCGGCCACTCCCGCGACGATCACGATTGCGCTCTCGGCCGTGTCGGAACGCGACGTGACGGTCGATTATGCGCTGAGTGGCACGGCGACGGGGAGCGGGACCGATTACACGTTAGCCAACGGGACCGCGACGATCACGGCGGGCAATACCTCGACGAACGTCTCGGCCACGGTCGTGGATGACGCGTTAGCTGAAGGCGACGAGACGATGATCCTGACGCTCTCGAATCCGAGCAATGCGACGCTCGGGACGACGGCGGGGCATACGTATACCATCACGGATGACGACACGGCGGCGTTGACGGTGACGGAAAGCGGTGGGGCCACGAATGTGACTGAAGGTGGAGTGACGGACACGATCACGATCGTGCTCGGATCGCAACCGACGGCGGATGTCACGGTGGCCGTGTCCGGCGGATCGCAACTATCGTCGGATCAGACGAATCTGACGTTCGGCGCAGGCAATTGGAACGTGCCGCAAACCCTCACGGTGACGGCAGTCAATGACTCGGTGGCCGAAGGGAATCACACCCAGACCCTCTCTGTGACGACGACGAGCAACGATGTCGGCTACAATTCCTTCTCTTCCTCGAAGACCATTAACATCACGGATAACGAGAGCGCCGGTATCAGCGTTGCCGAATCCGGCGGCAGCACGAATGCCACGGAAGCCGGTGGCACCGACTCCTACACTGTGGTGTTGACGTCTCAACCGACGGCCGATGTGGTCATCACTCCGACATCGGGGGATGCGGACTACGGCGTCACGGTCAGTCCGAGCTCGGTGACGTTTACGAGTGTCGACTGGAACGTGCCGCAAACGATCACAGTGACGGCAGTGAATGACGCGCGGGTGGAAGGCAATCATACGGCCACGATCTCACACGTCGCCGTGAGCAGCGACACGAATTATCACGGTATCGGGATCAATGGGGTCACGGTCGCCATCACGGATAACGACAGTGCCGGAGTCACGGTGGCGGAAAGTGGCGGATCGACCACGGTTGCCGAGGCGGGCGCTGCTGACAACTATACGATCGTCCTGGCGAGCCAGCCTGTTGCCAACGTGACCGTCACGCTCACGGCAGGCGTCGGCGCGTCCGTGAGTCCGTCATCGTTGACCTTCACGGTGGCCAATTGGAACGTGGCGCAGAGTGTCGGTGTCACGGCGACGGATGACAGCGTTGTGAATGGGACGCGATCCGCCACGATCACGCATGCCGTCACGAGTGCTGATGTCGGCTATCAAGGCATCGCTGCGGCCAACGTGAGTGTGTCGATCACGGATAACGATACGGAGCCGCCCAGTGATGAGGGAGCAACAGAGACAGAGAGTGACACAGAGGCCTGTACGCCGCTGGGTGCCCGGGCCGATGCCGGGTCGGACCAGACGGTGGCAGTAGGGGAGTCGATCACGCTCGATGGGAGCGGATCTACGGCCAGCGCCTATCTCTGGGATGCGGACAGTGGAACGTTGAGCAATGCCACGACGGTTTCTCCGGGGTATACGGCACCGGACAGCGCGCAAGATGTCGTGGTCACGGTGACGGTGACGGACTGTGAAGAGGCGTCAAGCAGTGATACGGTGATCATCCACGTCGTGCACGCGACGCTGCAATCCCAAGATAGTCTGGTCATGGGCGTTGTGGGTGGGTCGTTGATCGAGGCGTGGCGTTGTCAGGATGGAAGGGCGTGTCTTGCGCTCGCCTTGGGCACGGTCATGCTGCCGACTGAGTGCCCGGATTACAATGTGATGATCACAGCGGATGAGCGGATGATTCTCGGGATGCCGTGTGAAGCGGCCGATCGTGGCGGTGTGTATGTGGTAGCGCGTGCGAGTGAGGTGACCGGTGTCGTGGACCTGCAGCCGACATCGGGGCAGGTCTTAGCGGGGGAGGATGAGGGCGATCGGCTAGGGGCGTCGGTCGCGCATGGGGATCTCGATGACGATGGAGTGGAAGAAGTCGTCGTGGCGGCGCCCGGGGCCGGATCGTACGGGAAGGTTTTTGTGTTGAACGCACATAATCAGGTCGTTTGGGAAATCCTCGGAAGCGAGGCCTATCCGATCGCGTCGATTCACATCGCGGACCTGATCGGTTCTCCAGGGGACGACTTGGTACTGAGTTCGGGTCATGCGACTGCAGCGGAGCGTCGTTTCATTATCGCAGGGGAAAACGTGACTGGCGGGAATATGGATCTATCCAGTGAGCCGCCGGACTTCGATTTTGACGGAGGCGTGCAGGCTGCGACGGAAGCCACGGGCGACCTCAACTGTGATGGCGCAGACGACGTGGCGCTTGCCGGCACTCTCCAAGGAGGGGCGATCTACTTCGGTCCGTTGGCGGGCACCGGCTCGGGGGCGGCGGACGCCGATGTCGTCATTGCCAGTGAAGATTCCGACTTTGGAGAAACGGCGGCTGTCGGTGACGTCAGCGGGGACGGATGTGGCGATTTAGTCATCGGCTCTCCTGCGGAAGCCGGCGGGAGCGGCGCCATCTATGTTGTCTTCGGCAGGTCCGTCTGGGAAGGCAGCATCGCGCTGAGTGCGAGCAGTCAGGTCGTGAAAGTGGTAGGCGACGCAGGTCAAGCGCTTGGGGAGAGTCTGCTGTTGCTCGACGACGATGCCGATGGTGACTTGGAAATCTACACGACAACATCGGTGGGCAAGAGTGTGCGTGTGAATCTGCGAGGGCTCAATAATGGCGAGGACACGAGTGCAGGGGAAACCATGGCGGATGGGCCAGGGCGGGCCAGTTCTTTCGGTGGACGGGCCAATGCCTTTGGGTGCTCATTGATCCCGTAG
- a CDS encoding NAAT family transporter: MRIQWTLYFKMLAGLFAVLNPLGAVPLFASLTQARTGAERRHIARVASCTVLVVLAVAAVGGEPLLGVFGISLASFRIGGGILILLMAIAMLHAKRSGAKGSAEESAEAVERQDIAVVPLGLPMLAGPGSISTVILYRHQAKGALTLAAIAVIICVVALSVYLILNFATPLISRLGKTWLNIINRVMGLVLASLAVEFIAEGLIDFFPILANGAR; this comes from the coding sequence ATGCGCATTCAATGGACACTCTATTTCAAAATGCTGGCCGGACTCTTCGCGGTGCTCAACCCGCTCGGGGCGGTCCCGCTCTTTGCGTCGCTGACGCAGGCACGCACGGGCGCGGAGCGGCGCCATATCGCGCGCGTCGCGTCGTGCACCGTGCTGGTCGTGTTGGCCGTGGCCGCCGTCGGCGGGGAACCGCTGCTGGGGGTGTTCGGCATCAGCTTAGCGTCGTTTCGGATCGGCGGCGGGATCCTGATCTTATTAATGGCGATCGCAATGCTGCATGCGAAACGGTCCGGCGCCAAGGGATCGGCCGAAGAATCGGCCGAGGCCGTGGAGCGACAAGACATCGCCGTCGTCCCATTAGGGCTCCCAATGTTGGCGGGTCCCGGCTCGATCAGCACCGTAATCCTGTATCGCCATCAAGCGAAAGGCGCGCTGACGTTGGCCGCGATCGCCGTAATCATTTGTGTCGTCGCGCTGTCGGTCTACTTGATCTTGAACTTTGCGACGCCGCTCATCAGCCGACTCGGCAAAACGTGGCTCAACATCATTAACCGCGTGATGGGCCTCGTCCTCGCGTCGTTAGCGGTCGAATTCATCGCCGAAGGCCTGATCGACTTCTTCCCGATCTTGGCGAATGGGGCGCGGTAG
- a CDS encoding acyl-CoA dehydrogenase family protein: MGEAAIRTDNKGQAEALEVVEAARETEWTHPSFVAELFMGRFRHELIFPYPEQDPADRAVGDAFLAQLTPFLREHLDPEAIDRTGELPPAVIDGLMRLGCFGMKIPKEYGGLGFSQINYDRAIALIASHCTSTAVWLSAHQSIGLPQPLKLFGTPEQKEKYLPMLARGAISAFALTEVGVGSDPAQMTTTATPTDDGQAFILNGEKLWCTNGDVADYIVVVARTPSIVDGKREKKQLTAFIVEKTMPGFEVVHRCDFMGLKGIRNNLLRFTNVRVPKENILWKPGAGLKLALTTLNTGRLTLPASCLGAVRRCLEIVRRWAGERVQWGQPVGQHEAVAVRLGRMAANTFAMEAVTWLVCAMVDRGGADIRLEAAMAKMFCSETCWDVVNEAMQVKGGRGYETATSLKARGEAPDPIERIMRDCRINLIFEGSSEIMRLFIAREALDAHLSVAGAIFNPKASWGLKLKTLGTMCGFYGRWYPQQWCYHPCPTVTGVPAMLQSHLRFVQRAAHRLARGLFHAMGRFGPKLERRQMVLWRAVDIGTQLFAMTASCAKAARMVHTNPADTAPLQLADLFCREARERVAQSFATFTSASDARAARLAKQMLSNELTWMEAEIVR; this comes from the coding sequence ATGGGCGAAGCGGCGATTCGGACGGACAATAAAGGGCAGGCGGAGGCATTGGAAGTCGTCGAGGCGGCACGCGAGACGGAATGGACGCACCCGAGTTTCGTCGCCGAACTCTTCATGGGGCGATTTCGTCATGAGCTGATTTTTCCGTATCCTGAACAAGATCCCGCCGATCGGGCCGTCGGAGACGCCTTTTTGGCGCAGCTCACACCATTTCTGCGCGAACACCTCGATCCCGAGGCGATCGATCGCACCGGGGAATTGCCCCCGGCTGTGATCGACGGCCTGATGCGGCTCGGTTGTTTCGGGATGAAGATCCCGAAGGAGTACGGCGGGCTCGGCTTTTCGCAAATCAATTACGATCGCGCGATTGCGCTGATCGCCAGCCATTGCACCAGTACGGCCGTGTGGCTCTCTGCGCACCAAAGCATCGGATTGCCGCAGCCGCTGAAACTCTTCGGGACGCCGGAGCAGAAAGAGAAATATCTCCCGATGCTCGCGCGCGGCGCTATCTCGGCGTTCGCGCTGACCGAAGTCGGCGTCGGTTCCGATCCGGCCCAAATGACGACCACGGCCACGCCGACCGATGACGGCCAAGCGTTCATTCTGAACGGCGAGAAGCTCTGGTGCACCAACGGCGATGTCGCTGACTACATCGTGGTGGTGGCGCGCACGCCGTCGATCGTTGATGGGAAACGGGAGAAGAAACAGCTCACGGCGTTTATCGTCGAGAAAACGATGCCCGGGTTCGAAGTCGTGCATCGGTGCGACTTTATGGGCCTGAAGGGAATCCGTAACAACTTGCTGCGTTTCACAAACGTGCGCGTGCCGAAGGAAAACATCCTCTGGAAACCGGGTGCTGGCTTGAAGCTGGCGCTGACTACGCTGAACACCGGTCGGCTGACGCTGCCGGCGTCGTGTCTCGGTGCGGTGCGGCGCTGTCTGGAAATCGTGCGGCGTTGGGCGGGTGAACGCGTGCAGTGGGGCCAACCGGTGGGACAGCACGAGGCGGTCGCGGTGCGGCTCGGGCGGATGGCGGCCAACACCTTTGCGATGGAGGCGGTCACGTGGTTGGTCTGCGCGATGGTCGATCGCGGTGGCGCGGATATTCGTCTGGAAGCCGCAATGGCCAAGATGTTCTGCAGCGAGACGTGTTGGGACGTGGTCAACGAAGCGATGCAAGTGAAGGGGGGGCGCGGTTACGAAACGGCGACTTCATTGAAGGCGCGTGGCGAGGCCCCGGACCCGATCGAACGGATCATGCGCGATTGCCGGATCAACCTGATCTTCGAAGGCTCCAGCGAGATCATGCGGCTCTTCATCGCGCGCGAGGCGCTCGATGCACATTTGAGCGTTGCCGGCGCGATCTTCAACCCGAAGGCCTCGTGGGGATTGAAGCTCAAGACGCTCGGCACGATGTGCGGTTTTTACGGCCGTTGGTATCCGCAACAATGGTGTTACCATCCATGCCCGACCGTGACCGGCGTCCCAGCCATGTTGCAGTCGCACCTCCGGTTCGTGCAGCGCGCCGCACATCGGTTGGCGCGCGGCCTGTTCCATGCGATGGGCCGCTTCGGGCCGAAACTGGAACGGCGCCAAATGGTGTTGTGGCGCGCGGTCGATATCGGCACGCAACTCTTCGCCATGACTGCCAGCTGTGCGAAGGCCGCTCGGATGGTGCATACGAATCCGGCCGATACCGCACCGTTGCAACTCGCCGATCTCTTCTGTCGCGAGGCGCGCGAGCGCGTGGCGCAGTCGTTTGCCACGTTCACGTCGGCCTCTGACGCTCGTGCGGCGCGACTCGCGAAACAGATGTTGAGCAACGAATTGACCTGGATGGAAGCGGAAATCGTGCGATAG
- a CDS encoding thrombospondin type 3 repeat-containing protein: protein MQCQKGVCVPTGGGTCDASAMNLAATQVGCVALTDAKGEQSFYCDQCDTLDPTKVANAACGGSCQQTLQWVTAWCAPGAICDPKTGACTGSAPPDDGINCAKTPELPECQNVDCAKTPNDPKCIDGGGSSSNGGGNSSSSGGGQPPCIPQTTPICEADTDSGQDVHLYGTLQSGIEISGCLIPPPSKITNPKGDTCVFAAGKPILYQYSCNGAAVVEQAAWCDVASGEDCDPKATTPETKGICQPFVSPECTDTSSDSKNLTQVGSVEGKDGFGHPFKETDHCEPAQGFGAVIKWSCLTGGSQGRKYDLVFCPNAAECIEGVCVPLQPPDVATCEKDPTSPACKDSDKDGIVDAFDNCVNDYNPQQEDSDGDTLGDACDAKPAQVDDTDKDGVPDPQDNCVQIPNPDQKDGDADGIGDACDNPTLDCGKTPNDPQCACPSGPPPQCDDTDKGSNLFFRGDVTMTFNGGGTVKQGDFCVDDFSAVIEVQCGPCGKFGFHKFGCPSQQCKDGQCGL from the coding sequence ATGCAATGTCAAAAAGGGGTGTGCGTGCCGACCGGGGGCGGGACCTGCGATGCATCGGCAATGAACCTGGCCGCTACCCAAGTCGGATGTGTGGCGTTGACCGATGCCAAAGGGGAACAGTCTTTTTATTGTGACCAATGCGATACGCTCGATCCGACGAAAGTCGCGAACGCGGCCTGTGGGGGGAGCTGTCAACAAACGTTGCAATGGGTGACCGCGTGGTGCGCGCCGGGGGCCATCTGCGATCCGAAAACCGGCGCTTGCACTGGTAGTGCGCCGCCGGACGATGGGATCAATTGCGCGAAGACGCCGGAGTTGCCGGAGTGTCAAAACGTCGACTGTGCGAAGACCCCGAACGATCCAAAATGTATAGACGGCGGCGGGAGCAGCAGCAATGGAGGCGGGAACAGCAGCAGTAGCGGCGGCGGGCAGCCGCCTTGCATTCCGCAAACGACCCCGATTTGCGAGGCCGACACCGATTCGGGACAGGACGTGCACCTTTATGGAACGCTACAATCCGGGATCGAAATCTCCGGCTGCCTGATTCCGCCGCCGAGCAAAATCACGAATCCGAAGGGCGACACTTGTGTCTTTGCGGCGGGGAAGCCGATCCTGTACCAGTACAGCTGCAACGGAGCGGCGGTCGTGGAGCAAGCCGCGTGGTGTGACGTCGCCAGCGGCGAAGATTGTGATCCGAAAGCGACGACGCCGGAGACAAAGGGGATCTGTCAACCCTTCGTGTCGCCGGAGTGTACCGACACGAGCAGTGATTCGAAGAACCTCACGCAAGTGGGTAGTGTGGAAGGCAAGGATGGTTTCGGGCACCCGTTCAAGGAAACGGATCACTGCGAGCCGGCACAAGGGTTTGGTGCGGTCATCAAATGGTCGTGTCTGACAGGCGGATCGCAAGGGCGCAAATACGATCTGGTCTTTTGTCCGAACGCGGCTGAGTGCATCGAAGGTGTCTGTGTCCCGTTGCAACCGCCCGATGTCGCCACCTGTGAAAAAGATCCCACCAGTCCGGCCTGCAAGGATTCCGACAAAGACGGTATCGTCGATGCGTTCGACAATTGCGTGAACGATTACAATCCGCAGCAAGAAGACAGCGACGGCGATACGCTGGGCGATGCGTGCGATGCCAAGCCGGCACAAGTCGACGATACCGATAAAGACGGCGTGCCGGACCCGCAAGACAACTGCGTACAAATTCCGAACCCCGACCAAAAAGACGGCGATGCCGACGGCATCGGCGACGCATGCGATAACCCGACGCTCGATTGCGGCAAGACGCCGAATGATCCGCAGTGTGCCTGCCCCAGCGGGCCGCCGCCGCAATGTGACGACACCGATAAAGGGAGCAACCTCTTTTTCCGCGGCGATGTCACGATGACCTTCAATGGAGGCGGCACGGTCAAACAAGGTGACTTCTGCGTCGACGATTTTTCCGCCGTGATCGAAGTACAGTGCGGTCCGTGCGGCAAGTTTGGTTTCCATAAATTCGGGTGCCCGAGTCAGCAGTGCAAAGATGGGCAATGCGGGCTGTGA